From one Anopheles bellator chromosome 1, idAnoBellAS_SP24_06.2, whole genome shotgun sequence genomic stretch:
- the LOC131206178 gene encoding bcl-2-related ovarian killer protein-like: MSSSSGSASRGASSPIVAAAVAAATAAIASSPRIGGGGGSTGTTKRTPIHHLTTSQDVINQGKCLCGEYIRARLKRSGLLNRKILQRLRSSTEGTGALPIGGGAVVREAFPILHGMGIELERMHPRLYTNVSRQISNEPWGELTEPDTVGCLLHVVAKDLFKTGVTWGKVISLFAIAGGLAVDCVRQDHCDYLQQLIEGTTDVIEEDLSAWLVERGGWLGLQDHVYPQPSEITLAGWLSITVATLALIYLVSLFLKLLGTNYLTES; this comes from the exons ATGTCAAGCTCGTCGGGATCAGCGTCACGGGGCGCCTCTTCGCCGATCGTGGCCGCAGCCGTCGCTGCCGCAACCGCAGCGATTGCCTCGTCACCTcgcatcggcggcggcggcggtagcaCCGGAACTACTAAGCGCACCCCAATCCACCATCTGACCACGAGCCAGGATGTCATCAATCAG GGAAAATGCCTGTGCGGTGAGTACATCCGAGCGCGGCTCAAGCGTTCCGGGCTGCTGAACCGCAAGATCCTGCAGCGGCTGCGCAGCTCGACCGAGGGGACCGGAGCGCTACCGATCGGCGGCGGGGCCGTCGTCCGCGAAGCGTTCCCCATACTGCACGGCATGGGCATCGAGCTGGAGCGGATGCACCCGCGGCTGTACACCAACGTTAGCCGGCAGATCTCGAACGAGCCGTGGGGCGAGCTGACGGAACCGGACACGGTCGGCTGCCTGCTGCACGTCGTCGCGAAGGACCTCTTCAAGACGGGCGTCACGTGGGGCAAGGTAATTTCCCtgttcgccatcgccggcgggCTGGCGGTCGACTGCGTCCGGCAGGATCACTGCGACTATctgcagcagctgatcgaggGCACGACCGATGTGATCGAGGAGGATCTCAGTGCGTGGCTGGTCGAGCGGGGCGGCTGGCTCGGGCTGCAGGACCACGTGTACCCGCAACCGTCCGAGATTacgctggccggctggctgagCATCACCGTGGCCACGCTGGCCCTCATCTACCTGGTGTCGCTGTTCCTGAAGCTCCTCGGCACCAACTATCTCACGGAAAGTTAA
- the LOC131206176 gene encoding protein transport protein Sec31A, whose translation MKVKELQKMVNVAWSPANQCPIMLAAGTAAQQLDASFSTSASLELYSINLADPSYDLELKGTQSSPHRFHKLIWSPLASGAAEQSASPSGLITGGCESGVLQVYNVAQLMAGQNALVAQQDKHQGAVRSLDYNPFQHNLVASGASESEIFIWDLNNTAVPMSPGAKVTPCEDVQGLAWNRQVQHILASVFPSRCVIWDLRKNEPIIKLSDTQSRIRWRVAQWHPEVATQLWLASEEDQSPTVQLWDLRYATAPAKTFHIHQRGMLGLTWCPKDHDLVASCGKDNRIICWNQNTEDPNGEILSELATTNQWNFDVAWCPGNPALIAGSSFDGNVTIYSIHGGVHQQVQTSNKIADSFPGMEHIGHEPTQQVSGQQSQTVSNDLKRPPRWMRRPAGVCFGFGGKLVTFNGTSRTVTVNQVVTDAELVERSNHLEQALAEGNFVDYCRQKADQANDQHSRFLWYFLKANFEDDPHSEMLNLLGYETSDITAKFKKYVVESVKGEEANPVDGLSDQMAGLTRITDNNAVFDAIAASGKQLNGTEESQQRNDREGAEQVSYKIRTGQDKEGLICEALLTGNLEAAVELCMQTGKTSEALILAMNGGSDLLAKVQYRYLRSSENYLSNIISALVTSDWTGVVTQCTIDSWKEALVAAITHCKHQLPLLCEQLGQRLQFETGSNLELARNAILCYICAGSTERLVEAWNLAKGDSTGEEELDKNNNCNRDLQELVEVAMLLQKALEKQGRAVQATGKLAELLSQYARLLAAQGSLPSALTYVGSSTDPELAELRERLYFALGHKSQAGPMATGAGRMRPEQPPYNPMFPTIGQAAKMKAYQQQQPVAPAAVPPTLAPSTQPAWNTAPFQPPPVGQSMAPPVNAAPPLTSKPPVGPPPPASNDPSQPPRPSSVSSQSAGTAPLSRSKYVLDPSVTSGPTYGQQNANFYNPLSYQQPGTAPGSFNAGPIVSQPSSFYNPSQQPPVPAAAGQPPQSNNFKPFTPAPLVPSSSFMPPLDGSQQQPQQHNANYGYPPQTALAPPPMGGNFQRNPTPPPGWNDPPALKGPSRPQPKAEPSMVAPIVSPLPAGLAPSNGYPDPNSNYMQGAVAAPTYMTPQPVPGGMFNPATASASGAPIHYQNFQQNPMGGGYQQQGAPPTGGVYYPGQTQSDAFQAPPQAAPPVVPEPPKAKAPLPEQYVFMQTVFEELKRQCVEAAGNPQTKRKLEDVSKRLESLYDLLRENRLSQNTLNSLSQLVGLIQAGDYANGIGLHTQMVSGPDFAQIASFMPGIKVLLQSAMQLQVYLR comes from the exons ATGAAGGTGAAAGAGTTACAGAAGATGGTGAACGTGGCGTGGTCACCGGCGAACCAATGCCCGATAATGCTGGCTGCCGGTACGGCGGCCCAGCAGCTCGACGCCTCATTCAGCACCTCCGCCTCGCTGGAGCTGTATTCGATCAATCTGGCCGACCCGAGCTACGACCTGGAGCTGAAAGGAACGCAATCGAGCCCGCACCGTTTTCACAAGCTCATATGGTCTCCGTTGGCCAGTGGAGCCGCTGAACAGAGTGCTTCCCCGAGCGGACTCATTACCGGGGGCTGCGAAAGTGGTGTGCTGCAGGTGTATAACGTGGCACAACTGATGGCCGGCCAGAACGCGCTGGTCGCGCAACAGGACAAACATCAGGGAGCGGTCCGCAGCCTGGACTACAATCCGTTCCAGCACAATCTCGTGGCCAGTGGGGCTTCGGAGTCGGAAATATTCATCTGGGATCTCAACAACACGGCCGTCCCGATGAGCCCCGGTGCGAAAGTGACACCGTGCGAGGACGTACAGGGGTTGGCGTGGAACCGCCAGGTGCAGCACATTCTGGCCTCTGTGTTTCCTTCGCGCTGCGTGATCTGGGATCTGCGCAAGAACGAACCGATCATCAAACTGAGTGACACGCAGTCCCGCATTCGCTGGCGGGTGGCCCAGTGGCACCCCGAAGTGGCCACGCAGCTGTGGCTGGCCAGCGAGGAAGACCAGTCGCCAACGGTGCAACTGTGGGATCTCCGGTATgcaacggcaccggccaaAACATTCCACATCCACCAGCGTGGTATGCTCGGTTTAACCTGGTGCCCGAAGGATCACGATCTGGTGGCCTCGTGCGGGAAGGACAATCGGATCATCTGCTGGAACCAAAACACGGAGGACCCGAACGGGGAGATTTTGTCCgaactggccaccaccaatcaGTGGAACTTTGATGTCGCTTGGTGCCCCGGAAATCCGGCCCTCATCGCGGGTTCGAGCTTCGATGGGAATGTAACGATCTACTCGATCCACGGCGGTGTCCATCAGCAGGTGCAGACGAGCAACAAGATTGCCGACTCGTTCCCCGGTATGGAGCATATTGGACACGAGCCAACTCAGCAGGTGTCCGGCCAGCAGTCGCAAACTGTGTCCAACGATCTGAAAAGGCCACCGCGTTGGATGCGCCGACCGGCGGGAGTTTGTTTCGGG TTCGGTGGCAAGCTGGTCACCTTTAACGGCACGAGTCGCACCGTGACGGTGAACCAGGTGGTCACGGATGCGGAACTGGTGGAGCGCTCCAACCACCTCGAGCAGGCACTGGCCGAGGGAAACTTTGTCGACTACTGTCGGCAAAAGGCGGATCAAGCGAACGATCAGCATTCGCGGTTCCTGTGGTACTTCTTGAAGGCGAATTTCGAGGACGATCCTCACTCCGAGATGCTCAATCTGTTGG GATACGAAACGAGTGACATTACAGCGAAGTTTAAGAAATACGTCGTCGAATCGGTGAAAGGCGAGGAGGCGAATCCCGTCGACGGACTCAGCGACCAGATGGCCGGGCTAACTCGG ATCACGGATAATAATGCGGTGTTCGATGCGATCGCGGCCAGTGGCAAACAGTTGAACGGCACCGAGGAATCCCAGCAGCGCAATGACCGGGAAGGCGCGGAACAAGTTTCGTACAAAATACGTACCGGCCAGGATAAGGAGGGGCTGATCTGTGAGGCTCTGTTGACGGGTAACCTGGAGGCAGCGGTCGAACTTTGTATGCAGACGGGCAAAACGAGCGAAGCCCTCATATTGGCCATGAACG GTGGTTCCGATCTGTTGGCCAAAGTGCAGTACCGGTATCTGCGGAGCAGCGAGAACTACCTGTCGAACATTATCTCCGCCCTCGTGACGTCCGATTGGACCGGAGTCGTTACGCAGTGTACGATCGACTCGTGGAAGGAAgcgctggtggcggccatAACGCACTGCAAGCATCAGTTGCCGCTGCTCTGCGAGCAGCTTGGCCAACGGTTGCAGTTCGAAACGGGTAGCAACCTCGAGCTGGCCCGCAATGCTATTCTGTGCTACATTTGTGCCGGAAGCACCGAACGGTTAGTGGAAGCGTGGAATCTGGCGAAAGGTGACTCCACCGGTGAGGAGGAACTAGACAAGAACAACAACTGTAACCGCGACCTGCAGGAATTGGTCGAggtggcgatgctgctgcagaaGGCGCTCGAGAAGCAAGGTCGCGCGGTGCAGGCCACCGGTAAGCTGGCCGAACTATTGTCGCAGTACGCGAGGCTGCTGGCGGCCCAAGGATCGCTTCCATCGGCCCTTACCTACGTCGGTAGCTCGACCGATCCGGAGCTGGCCGAGTTGCGAGAACGGTTGTACTTCGCACTTGGCCACAAGAGCCAAGCGGGACCGATGGCGACGGGCGCTGGTCGAATGCGCCCCGAACAACCACCCTACAATCCGATGTTCCCGACGATCGGGCAGGCCGCCAAGATGAAGGCataccagcaacagcaaccggtgGCGCCAGCGGCAGTTCCGCCAACTTTGGCGCCCTCGACACAGCCAGCATGGAACACTGCTCCCTTCCAACCGCCACCAGTTGGCCAATCGATGGCACCGCCGGTGAACGCTGCTCCACCACTGACCTCGAAACCACCGGTCGGACCGCCACCTCCTGCCAGTAACGATCCTTCGCAACCACCACGTCCATCGAGCGTCAGTTCACAGTCGGCAGGAACGGCTCCCCTGAGCCGGTCAAAATACGTCCTCGATCCATCGGTGACATCCGGCCCAACGTATGGGCAGCAGAACGCGAACTTCTATAACCCGCTGTCATACCAGCAACCGGGCACAGCTCCTGGCTCCTTCAACGCTGGTCCGATCGTTAGCCAACCTTCTAGCTTCTACAACCCTTCGCAACAGCCACCCGTACCAGCAGCCGCCGGTCAACCGCCGCAATCGAACAACTTTAAACCGTTCACTCCGGCCCCACTGGTCCCGTCGAGTTCGTTCATGCCACCGTTGGATGgttcgcagcagcaaccgcagcagcataacgcCAACTACGGCTACCCACCCCAAACCGCGCTGGCACCCCCGCCAATGGGTGGCAACTTCCAGAGGAacccgacgccaccgccgggctGGAATGATCCGCCAGCACTGAAGGGACCCAGTCGACCGCAA CCAAAGGCCGAACCGAGCATGGTGGCACCGATCGTGTCGCCCCTTCCGGCAGGTTTGGCACCCTCGAACGGGTACCCGGACCCGAACAGTAACTACATGCAGGGCGCTGTCGCTGCTCCGACGTATATGACACCGCAACCCGTTCCCGGTGGCATGTTCAATCCGGCCACTGCCTCCGCATCGGGCGCTCCGATCCACTATCAAAACTTCCAGCAGAATCCGATGGGCGGTGGCTATCAGCAGCAGGgggcaccaccgaccggtggcgtGTATTATCCTGGCCAAACGCAATCGGATGCATTCCAGGCTCCTCCGCAGGCAGCGCCGCCGGTCGTCCCTGAGCCACCGAAAGCGAAGGCACCGCTTCCGGAGCAGTACGTGTTCATGCAGACCGTGTTCGAGGAGCTAAAGAGACAGTGCGTGGAAGCGGCTGGCAACCCG caaacgaagcgaaagttGGAGGATGTCTCGAAGCGGTTGGAGTCGCTGTACGATTTGCTGCGGGAGAATAGG CTGTCGCAGAATACGCTGAACTCGTTGAGCCAACTGGTGGGACTGATTCAGGCCGGTGACTACGCCAACGGTATTGGCCTTCACACGCAGATGGTGTCGGGGCCGGATTTCGCCCAGATTGCGAGCTTTATGCCCGGCATTAAGGTTCTGCTGCAGTCGGCGATGCAGCTGCAGGTGTACCTACGATAA
- the LOC131211719 gene encoding bcl-2-related ovarian killer protein-like: MSHTGFLKVEHPTVNNGTGVGGGGSGGGGLVPARLSISSDNLTVTGSHHQRLHGTERGGSLTPSFPSMDRLSAPILTRRKFSFPANLHSTALLGFPEIGGVGGASGTTSLSASSTALSARRRLSNVSDVVTRKLSSTIGWKQPALPSQDIITQGKCLCGQYIRCRLKRSGVFNRKLGLQRIRSIVGTPSIHVVREVFPALLSVGEELERMYPRIYTGIARQLTRFGRGELKTPETAPVLLSAIARDLFKVDITWGKVVSLFAIAGGLSVDCVRQGHPDYLPKLVEGVADVIEDELVAWISENGGWIGLANRVRPPQEEITFTGRCLVGASCVIGLFIVVFLLKTLGLYLFPNIFS; this comes from the exons ATGTCACACACGGGATTCCTCAAAGTCGAACACCCGACGGTGAACAATGGAACAGgagtcggtggcggtggcagtggcggtggtgggctcGTCCCGGCACGGTTATCCATCAGCAGCGACAACCTCACGGTGACCggaagccaccaccagcggctgCACGGCACCGAGCGGGGTGGATCGCTGACGCCGAGCTTTCCGTCGATGGACCGGCTGTCGGCGCCGATCCTGACGCGCCGAAAGTTCAGCTTCCCCGCCAATCTACACTCCACCGCGCTGCTAGGCTTCCCGGAGATCGGGGGTGTTGGCGGGGCCAGCGGGACCACTTCGCTGTCCGCCTCGAGCACAGCCCTTTCGGCGCGTCGCCGACTCAGCAACGTTAGTGACGTCGTGACCCGCAAGCTGTCGAGCACGATCGGCTGGAAGCAACCGGCACTCCCGTCGCAGGACATCATCACGCAGGGCAAGTGCCTGTGCGGCCAGTACATCCGCTGCCGGCTGAAGCGGTCCGGTGTgttcaaccggaagctgggcCTTCAGCGGATCCGCAGCATCGTCGGAACGCCCTCGATACACGTCGTCCGGGAGGTGTTTCCCGCGCTGCTCAGC GTGGGCGAGGAGCTGGAGCGAATGTACCCGCGGATCTACACCGGGATTGCGCGCCAGCTGACGCGGTTCGGGCGTGGCGAGCTGAAAACGCCGGAAACGGCTCCGGTGCTGCTGAGCGCGATCGCCCGTGACCTCTTCAAGGTGGACATCACGTGGGGCAAGGTGGTGTCCCTGTTTGCCATCGCCGGTGGCCTCTCGGTCGACTGCGTCCGTCAGGGCCACCCGGACTATCTGCCAAAGCTGGTGGAGGGCGTTGCGGACGTGATCGAGGACGAACTCGTCGCGTGGATCTCCGAAAACGGTGGCTGG ATCGGTTTGGCGAACAGGGTGCGGCCACCGCAGGAGGAGATCACCTTTACGGGCCGCTGCCTGGTGGGGGCCAGCTGTGTGATAGGGCTGTTCATTGTAGTGTTTCTCCTTAAGACCCTCGGCctgtatttatttccaaacattttctcttaa
- the LOC131216591 gene encoding transcription factor Sp8-like, whose translation MNFSPFGTHFPGTIPGIHQFASSGLGVPTTSHDSSNRYHSINSNVNMAHFNQSHGPILGKFHREQDSSNAVGGGGAGGGGGASNKYNGHSSSGGGGASAIPTTTTSGGGGGQQYSHPYSSQHSDVASDHKQRNMYAQSSVGNSSGGTGGGNGGQSAQELSQDISALLQQADSKRVLQNPSWQSLAPGASVADYLSHLPGSALPLSLHHFLKYSAENIKKEAQNPLSSLDMSQSQGHNANNAHGGGAGSGMVLPASQTIASILGHPNHQPGGLGGHPSNVQAASSSTVGAAGGEGAAGTDKKKKKKKKKPPKERKPRPKPGEIQVRTALDGSLLFLCPECQMAYPERELLEQHLIGHNLERRFICDICNAALKRKDHLTRHKQSHNPERPFACTICLKAFKRKEQLTLHFVIHSGEKRHICQECGKGFYRKDHLRKHTRSHIARRLKAELSQQQGPGTDGPSTSTGRGAPSQAQSASSQQQQAASQQPTPQQQQQQQAALQAQLGQAQQQQPGQQLQPPQYHSLPPVPGQSQMMS comes from the exons AtgaacttttcaccattcgGGACACACTTTCCCGGTACCATACCGGGAATCCATCAGTTTGCCAGCTCCGGTCTGGGCGTTCCGACGACATCCCACGACTCCAGCAATCGATACCATTCCATCAACTCGAACGTCAACATGGCCCACTTCAACCAGAGCCACGGTCCCATTTTGGGCAAGTTCCATCGCGAGCAGGACTCCAGTAatgctgtcggtggcggcggtgcaggtggcggaggtggtgcGTCCAACAAGTACAACGGCCACTCTTCATCGGGCGGCGGAGGAGCGTCCGCAATtccgaccacgaccacgagcggtggtggtggagggcAGCAGTACTCGCACCCGTACAGCAGTCAGCACTCGGACGTGGCCTCGGATCACAAGCAGCGCAACATGTACGCGCAGTCGTCCGTTGGCAACAgttccggtggcaccggtggaggCAACGGTGGCCAGAGCGCTCAGGAGCTCAGCCAAGACATCAGTGCCTTGCTGCAGCAGGCCGACAGTAAGCGGGTGTTGCAAAATCCCAGCTGGCAATCGCTTGCACCAGGCGCTTCCGTGGCGGACTACCTGTCCCATCTTCCCGGCAGTGCTCTGCCCCTGTCGCTGCACCACTTTCTCAAGTATTCGGCCGAAAACATCAAGAAGGAAGCCCAGAACCCTCTGTCCAGCCTGGACATGTCGCAATCGCAGGGACACAACGCCAACAATGCCCACGGAGGAGGCGCCGGCAGTGGCATGGTCCTTCCGGCTTCCCAGACCATCGCCAGCATTCTGGGCCACCCGAACCACCAGCCGGGCGGTCTCGGTGGTCACCCGTCGAACGTGCAGGCAGCCAGTTCGTCTACGGTCGGCGCAGCTGGCGGAGAAGGTGCGGCGGGGACGgacaagaagaaaaagaagaagaaaaagaaaccaccgAAGGAGCGCAAACCACGTCCCAAGCCGGGTGAGATTCAAGTACGAACGGCACTCGACGGCAGTTTGTTGTTCCTGTGCCCGGAGTGCCAGATGGCGTACCCAGAGCGTGAATTGCTCGAACAGCACCTGATCGGCCACAATCTGGAGCGACGCTTTATCTGCGACATCTGCAACGCGGCACTGAAACGAAAGGACCACCTCACGCGCCACAAGCAGAGCCACAACCCGGAACGACCGTTCGCTTGCACCATCTGTCTGAAGGCGTTTAAGCGCAAGGAGCAACTGACGCTCCACTTTGTCATCCACTCGGGCGAAAAGCGGCACATTTGTCAGGAGTGTGGTAAAG GATTCTACCGAAAGGATCATCTGCGCAAGCATACCCGTTCGCACATAGCACGCCGCCTGAAGGCGGAACTGAGCCAACAGCAAGGACCCGGCACGGATGGACCGTCCACCAGCACGGGGAGGGGAGCACCGAGCCAAGCACAAagcgccagcagccagcagcaacaggctgCTTCACAACAGCCGAcccctcagcagcagcagcagcagcaggcagcgctACAGGCACAGCTAGGGCaagctcagcagcagcaacccggccagcagctccaACCACCGCAGTATCATTCCCTTCCCCCGGTCCCTGGTCAGTCTCAAATGATGTCCTAA
- the LOC131216735 gene encoding MICOS complex subunit MIC19-like, whose translation MGAAPSNTRTVVIPNTNVVDISNDVVKRMANGAPAKAKEDQQQQQQQQPDKSATSDSLSTGTGPSSYPNPVTPKTVFHGEMPLTSMQIRQETERDLRENDALWAHRLKGLETSLTQTEHVLEKEYNEAVADVKKHFATSAIRQPLPPCQDMKAKVIECYRTNGHETLRCASVVQRFADCVNLHRIQLLQQRVATEEAIKKQ comes from the coding sequence ATGGGAGCTGCGCCCAGCAATACCCGAACGGTTGTGATACCAAATACCAATGTGGTCGATATCTCGAACGACGTAGTGAAGCGGATGGCAAACGGGGCaccggcgaaagcgaaagaagaccaacaacagcagcagcagcagcagcctgaTAAAAGTGCAACCAGCGACAGTCTCTCCACCGGAACAGGTCCCAGTTCGTACCCTAATCCGGTCACTCCGAAAACCGTGTTCCACGGTGAGATGCCGCTTACGTCGATGCAGATCCGCCAGGAGACGGAACGAGATTTGCGCGAGAATGACGCCCTTTGGGCCCACCGTTTGAAGGGGTTGGAAACGAGTCTGACGCAAACGGAACACGTGCTGGAAAAAGAGTATAACGAGGCGGTCGCCGATGTGAAGAAGCACTTTGCGACATCTGCGATCCGGCAGCCTCTTCCTCCTTGCCAGGACATGAAGGCGAAAGTGATCGAATGCTACCGCACGAATGGGCACGAAACGTTGCGGTGCGCCAGCGTAGTGCAACGGTTTGCTGACTGTGTTAATCTGCACCGCATACAACTACTTCAGCAGCGGGTAGCCACGGAAGAGGCCATCAAAAAGCAGTAA
- the LOC131206177 gene encoding thioredoxin domain-containing protein 15 yields the protein MNSVKFSLALTLGLILVHGDSIAAAFQFTSFEFYAQFLNGEFLETSLFGGRTAKAEAKVEETVQQTPDPQPVAGKVYLSGVYEYLTYWDRRYCSLAGESRDDSHGNQKPPLRVECLPTNGNGTLKMITSLKEVVSVLAPHGNSTKRNQAGSCVVMLFYSKTCIFSAMMAPHYNALARHFYDLTVAAIDANEFHVLNAEFGIVGLPTIMFFHQGRPLVKYNRSEISVDSLWMFVTRHSGMEPMLANRKKLPAGHYTLHYISDDFKGPLSNKVEYKTDYWLYVAWAFIIVCTCFYFSKSTVYAQIIETIKRNWRESAAHHS from the exons ATGAATTCTGTAAAATTTTCACTCGCTTTAACGTTAG GCCTCATTCTAGTCCACGGTGATTCGATAGCAGCGGCTTTTCAGTTCACTAGTTTCGAGTTCTACGCACAGTTTCTCAATGGCGAGTTTCTCGAAACGAGCCTCTTCGGAGGCCGCACGGCGAAAGCAGAAGCGAAGGTCGAAGAAACTGTACAGCAGACGCCCGATCCACAGCCCGTGGCAGGAAAAGTGTATCTTAGCGGTGTGTACGAGTATCTGACTTACTGGGATCGACGGTACtgctcgctggctggcgaaagTCGGGATGACTCGCACGGGAACCAGAAACCACCGCTGAGGGTCGAGTGTCTTCCAACGAACGGTAACGGGACGCTGAAAATGATAACCTCGCTTAAGGAAGTGGTCAGCGTACTTGCGCCGCACGGCAACtcgacgaaacggaaccaggCTGGGAGCTGTGTGGTGATGTTGTTTTACAGCAAAACGTGCATCTTCAGTGCCATGATGGCCCCCCATTACAATGCGTTGGCACGACACTTTTACGACCTAACGGTAGCAGCGATCGATGCGAACGAGTTCCACGTCCTGAACGCCGAGTTTGGCATCGTGGGTCTGCCGACGATCATGTTCTTCCACCAAGGACGACCGCTGGTCAAGTACAACCGGTCGGAGATTTCGGTTGATTCGCTGTGGATGTTTGTGACGCGGCACAGCGGCATGGAACCGATGTTGGCGAATCGCAAAAAGCTCCCCGCCGGCCACTACACGCTGCACTACATTTCTGACGACTTCAAGGGCCCACTGTCGAACAAGGTGGAATACAAAACCGACTACTGGCTGTACGTGGCTTGGGCCTTCATCATCGTGTGCACGTGTTTCTATTTCTCCAAATCGACGGTCTATGCGCAGATTATCGAGACGATAAAGCGGAATTGGCGAGAATCGGCCGCACACCACAGTTAA